GCCAGAGAAGCGCAAGGTGACGGTCGGCGACGAGCCCGTTGACCTCACGAGCAAGGAGTTTGAGCTGCTGCTTCTTTTTGCTCAGCACCCGGGGCGTGCCTTCAGCCGCGACGAGCTGCTGGACGAGGTGTGGGGCTACCAGTATAGCGGCTACAGCCACACCGTGAACACCCACATCAACCGCCTCCGCAACAAGATTGAGCCGGACCCCTCCGAGCCCCGCTACGTGAAGACGGTGTGGGGCGTGGGCTACCGGTTTGCCGAGCCGGAAGAATTGACGGCGAGTGATGCGTAAGGAATGACGACCGGTACGTGAAAAGTGATGGGTGAGCGTCTCCGAACCCATGCTCTGATCCCCAGAACTACGCACGCTGTCGTCCTCGGCCCCCATTCGCTTCGGCACTCTCGTTTCACATCCCCACGCATCAGCCTTCCCCATGCTCAACAGCTTCTACGCCAAGCTGAGCGCCCTCTTCCTCGTGCTGATCGTGGGGCTCGGGGTCATCCTTGCCACCTTTGGGGTGCGGGCCGCCGGGCAATACGCCAACGAGGTGGAGCAGAAGCTCAACCGCACCCTGGCGGAGGAGATGGTCCCCCGCTTCGAGCCGCACCTGAAAGACAGCATCGACACGGAGGCGATCGAGGCGACCATCCAGGACATGACCGGCATCAACCGGCGCATCGAGATCTACCTGCTGGAGCGCGACGGGACCCTGAAGGCGTCGTTCGCGGTGCCCGACGCCCGGATCGAGCAGCGCCGCATCGACCTTGCGCCCGTGCGCCAGTTCATGGAGGGCGGGGACCTTCCCGTACTCGGCGACGACCCGATGGCCGCGGGGACGGGGAAGCCGTTCTCGGCCGCCCGCATCGAGATTATGGGCAATGCGGGCTGCTACCTCTACGTCATTCTGGGTAGTGAGCAGTACGCTTCGGTGGCCAGCATGGTGGGGGAGAGCTACATCCTGCAGACGGCCCTCTGGGGCCTCGGGCTCGTCATCCTCGTGACGGCCGGGGTGGGCCTGCTGCTGTTTCGGCGCCTGACGCAGCGCCTGCGGGCCATGCAGGACGCAGTGGCCGATTTTGAGGCGGGCGCGTACGGGCGCCGCGTGGACGTGGCCTCGAACGACGAGATCGGGCGGCTTGGCACGTGCTTCAACCGCATGGCCGACAACCTGGAAGAGACCATGGAGGAGTTGCAGCAGGCCGACCGCATGCGGCGTGAACTGGTCGCGAACGTGTCGCATGACCTGCGCAGTCCCATCGCGTCCATTCAGGGATACCTGGAGACCGTTCACATGAAGGACGGCGATCTCGCCTCGCAGGAGCGCCAGCGATACGTGAAGACGGCTCTCCGGAATACGAAACGCCTCAACACGCTCGTGAACGAGCTCTTTGAGCTGTCGAAGCTGGAGACGAAGCAGGTCGAGCCGACGATCGAGTCGTTCCCTATCGCCGAGCTCGTGCAGGACGTGGCGATGCAGTACGAGCCCCGGGCCGAGGGGCAGGCGGTCGACCTGCGCCACGACCTGCCGGAGCGCCACGCCCGTGTGGAGGCCGATATCGGTCTCGTGGAGCGGGCCCTGTCCAACCTCATCGACAACGCCATCCACTACACCCCCGAGGGAGGTGAGGTCCGCGTTCGGCTCGACAATGGGCAGGGAGAGGTCTGTGTGGAGGTGGAGGACACGGGGCCCGGCATTCCGCCGGACGACCTGCCGCACATCTTCGAGCGCTTCTACCGGGTCGACAAGAGCCGGGATCGGGACAAAGGGGGGGCGGGCCTCGGCCTCGCCATCGCGAAGACGATCCTGGAGCTCCACGAGCGCACCCTGGAAGTGGACAGTACAGTGGGAGAGGGGACTATTTTCCGGTTCCGTCTACCTGTAGAGGAAGATGTGCAACCGGCGTGACGCCCGGCCGGGGAAAGACGCGATCGCGAGGGTGCTTTTATAGAACTGTTAGACTTTGTGATGCGGACGTGAGAAGATCTGCGTCTTCCGTGACGATTTTCGTCCGGACGACGGGGAAATTAGGCATGTACTTTTAGGAGGAGGCCCCCAAAGGAAGCCTCCGCTCATTTCGCATGCTCTTCCTTCTTCCGATCCGCACTCAGCATCATGACTTTGCATTCGTCTCCAGCACGTCTCGTTTTTGCGCTCTTGTTGATTGCCGGGGTCGGGGGACTCCTCATTGGATGCGACTCGAATGGGGGCATGTCTGGCCCTGAGAATCAGTCGCCGTCCGCAGGCATCTCCCTTGACTCTCGCAGTGGACTGACCGCCGCCCTCAGCGGTGCGGGCAGCGTCGACGAGGACGGTGAAATCACATCCTATGAATGGACCTTTGGCGATGGGAGTAGCGGGTCCGGCGAAACGGTCGTCCACGAGTACGACAGCGATGGCACGTATACGGCTGAACTGATTGTCAGCGACGGCGAAGGAGCGGCGGACACCACGCAGATGGACGTGATGGTGAGCCGCACGCCGACGACCTTCGACGTGACGATTGAGAACGTCGGGGGCGTGACGCCGATCACCAAGAGCGGTGTGTTTACGCCCGCGGATGAGGCCACCGGCAACAACATGCCGCCGCTCACGCCGGGTGAGGCATTCGAGTTTTCCTTCGAGGTGGGGCAGAGCGAGCTTCCCCAGACCGGAATGGCTCTTTCCTTTGCGTCGATGTTCATCCAGTCAAACGACGCCTACTATGCCTTCGGCCCGGGCGGGTTGCCGCTCTTCAAGGAAGGTGACGACCCCAACACCGACCGCGACAACACCCCCATCGGCCTGAACGGCCCTGACAACGTGACTGATGAGGTGGGCCTGTACGACGCTGGGACGGAGGTCGATCAGCAGCCCGGTGCTGCGAGTAGCAACAACCAGGCACCGCGCCAGGACGCCTTCGACCAGGGCCCGAACGAGAACGGAACGGTCACGCTCATTGAGGACATCAACGAGGATGGTGATCTTGAGGATGACGCTAACGGCAACGGGCAGTTGGACACAGACAACAACGAGTTCAAATATCCGGCCACTGACGATGTGCTCGACGTGACAGTGAGCAGCCAGATGGACGACGAGACCGGAAGCATCCAGTTTACCGTCCGGATCGAGAACACCGGGGGCCCGACGACTGTCAACGGGGCGCCCTTCGTGATCTCCCCGGGCACCTTTGCTGCCCACTTCGACCAGACGCCGGGCGGCGACGAGGTGGCCTTCCCAGGGCACAACGCTGGCCAAGGCGCGGCCGCGGGACCGGGCATCGAGGCCATTGCCGAGGATGGGCGGCCGACGGGGAAGCTCGACTCGGATACGAAGCCCGGTGAGCCCGCCGGTAACCACTTCGCGACGCTGAGCGGCCTCACCGGCGTCACGGTGCCTCTCTCCCCGGGAGCATATGCCGCTCATACCGACGCCGTTCAAGCGTTTGCGACGGGGGAAAGCGCCTCCCCCGGCATCGAGGGCGTCGCAGAAGACGGCACGCCAGGGACCCTTGGGAGCGAGCTTGAGGCATCAGGAAGCGACGATATCCGGGACGCGGGTGTCTTCAACACGCCCGATGCCGCAGGGGAAGCAGGCCCGCTCGCACCGGGCAACAGCTACTCCTTCGAGGTCGACGCGCAGCCCGGCGAGCGCCTCTCATTCGCGACGATGTACATCCAGTCGAATGACCTCTTCTACGGCGTTCAGCCGGAGGGGCTGCCGCTCTTCTCCAACGACGCTCCGCTGAATGGTGCTATGACGGAGGAGGTGATCCTCTACGACGCGGGGACTGAGGGCGATGAGGAGCCGGGGACCGGTCTCAACCAAGCCCCGCGCCAGTCTGGTGCGGACACGGGGCCGGAGGGTGAGGGAAGCATCGTCGAGGTGACCAATACCGACAGCGATCGCTTCCTCGAAAACGATGGGTTCGCGTACGAGGAGACCGAGAACGTGGTGAAGGTGACGATCACGCCGCAGAACTGAGTGGAGGGGTCGGTCGACCAAGCAGGCACGATGTCCACATAGGTCCCCCTCTCCCGCCCGGTGGCTGTTTGGCCGCCGGGCGGGCGTGTTTGGGGCGGTCAGTTTATGACAGGCCGTACAGGCCCCCGAATTTCTCGTGGGCGTACTCCAGCCACGGATCGGCCGACAGGTTGTCTCCGGTGGCGCGCTCCAGGATGCCCGGCGCGGTGAGTTTGCGGCCGTGTCGGTGGACACGGGCGCGGAGCCAGTCGAGCAGCGGGGCAAAGTCGCCGTCGGCAATGTGCGCCGGCAGGCCCGGCAGGTCGTCCTCGATGGTGTCCATGAGTTGGGCCGCCGTGAGGGTCCCGAGCGTGTAGGTGGGGAAGTACCCGAAGGCGCCCTGCGACCAGTGCACGTCCTGCAGCACGCCGTTGGTGTCCGTGTCGGGCACCACGCCGAGGGAGGCGTCCATCGCCTCGTTCCACCGGCTGGGCAGGTCGTTGACGGAGAGGGCTCCGTCGATGAGGCCGCGTTCCAGCTCGAAGCGGAGCATGACGTGCAGGTGGTAGGTCACCTCGTCGGCCTCCACACGAATGAGGGACGGCTCCACCCGGTTGATGGCACGGTAGAACGGCTCCAGGGCCACGCCGCCGAGGGCGTCAGGGAAGTGGTCTTTCAGGGCTGGCAGGTAGTGGCGCCAGAACGGGCGGCTGCGGCCCACGTGGTTCTCCCAGAGGCGCGCCTGTGACTCGTGGATGCTGAGCGAGGTCCCGTCCCCCAGCGGCGTGCGGGCGAGCGACGGGTCGATGCCCTGTTCGTACAGGCCATGCCCGGCCTCGTGGATCGTGGAGAACAGGGCCGACCCCACGTTGTCCTCGTCGTAGCGTGTGGTAAGGCGCACGTCGTCCGGCGAGAAGGACATCGTGAACGGGTGGGCCGACACGTCCTGCCGCCCCCGGTCGAGGTCGTACCCGAAGTCCGCGATCACCGACCGCCCGAAAGCCCGCTGCTCGGACTGCGGGTAGGTGCCGCGAAGAATCTCATTATTGATCTGTGGCGCATTGTCGATGGTGTCGACGAGGGGGACGAGGGCGTCGCGCAAGGTATCGAATAGCGTCACGACCTCGGCGGTGGTGCGGCCCGGCTCGTACTCCGTCAGGAGGGCGTCGTACGGCTCATTCTCGTAGCCGATGGCTTCGGCCTTCTCCACGGACAAGTCCACGAGCGTTTCCAGGTGGGGAGCAAACCGCGAGAAGTCGTCGTTCTGCCGGGCTTGCTTCCACGCCTGTTGGGCCTGGGACTTGGCCTTCGACAGCTCCGCGACGAGCGACGACGGGACGCGCACGGCCCGTTCGTAGTCGCGGCGGGTGACGCGGATGAGCGCCGCGTCGGGATCGAGCGGATCGGTGTCGTCGACGGCGTCGGCCGCTTGGTCGAGCAATACGCCGGTCTGGTCGTCCACGAACCGCTCGTGGGCGGTGGACTGGAGGGTGGAGAGTTGCTGGGCCCGGGCCTCCGCGCCGCCGTCCGGCATGTGGGTCTCCTGGTCCCAGGTGAGCACCGCGGCGGCAGACTTCAGGTCTTCGATGGGGGCGAGGTGAGTGCGGAGATCCTCGACGGGGGTGGACATGGAGCGGCAGAATGGTTTACGGAACATGCTTGAAAACGAACGAAAGGGAACTGATCGGGTGCCGGTGCGGACCGGGGACACAGGTCGAATTGGATGGGCCTTCTCAAGAAGGGAGGGCTCTCAAAACGTCTTTTCCTATCGAAACATTCGGTGAAAGAGGAATTTCTCTTCTAGGACTTCGTCTCGTCCTCTCGCTAGAGCAAAGCGTGTCGGTCCCCGATGGCAGATTCGATCCCGGAATGGCACGAGATTGATTTCTGGAGTTCGTATCCGATCAACTGGCCGGCCCTCTGGGCCATCGGTGCACTGATGGCTGGCGTTGTCGGGATTTCTGTTTGGGGGGCCGACTACTGGGGCGCGGGAATGGTTTTGGGAATTGGGATTGGAAGCGGATGCTTCATGTGGGCCCAAATGCGGGAGCAATGGGGCGCCGAGGCCAGTGGGTGGCGCTACGCAGGGTTCGGGGCGTATGGACTCGTGACGCTGGTGCAAATCGTCCGGCTGATTCTGGTCTGAGGACGAGTCAGGGGCGGGTGCGTGCCGGAAGGAGTTCATGCTGATGCATCGTCACGCCAACGCGCAGGGTCGTTGCCCGAGACCCGGCCGTTCAAATTTGAACCGCTGTGCCTCGCTGGTCGGTGTTCCATCATTGCCTCCGGGTCTGCCGGGAAGCTAGTGCTGGCAGGCGTCTTCTTGAGCAGTGTCGTGCGGGAAGTGGCCCCGAAGCCGATCCATTCCTCCTAGTGGTAGAAGGCCTGCTCTCGTTCGGGCGGGCTCATGCCGCTGTATGGGTCGTGATGGGCCCCGCCCCGGACTCGGGATGGATCCGCGGCTCCGTCAGTCCCTGCGCTTTGGACGTACACGCTTCGGGAGGGGATGGCGGCAGTCACCGACGCCGCGTCGACGTTCCGGGGGCGGTCACGTGTCGTCTATTTCTGGGATGAGACCCGCTGCTCTGCTCGTCGCGGCGGTCGTGATCGAGGCGATCGACCCGAACGGCAGCCTCGTTCGAGAAAAGCCTCCCGGCGTTGAACCAGCATCAACGAGTTCTATATGTTTTGTCCCAGAAATTTTTCACACTCACTTCGCCGTGTTCCATCATGACGTTTCTGTCCGAAGGGAAATCCCTAGAAGGAGATGCGAACGAGCCCCCAGATGCAGATTTCGATTCCTCCTCGACGGCCCTGGCCCGCATTCGCGTGCGTCACCTTGCCCTCTGGGCCGCGTTCTCGCTTTTCGGGGTGGTGGGGCTGCTGATCGCATTCGGGCTTGAGCCTGGGGGGGACGTGTCGGAACGCATGTTGGGGATGGGTGTCATCGGGCTTATGACCGTCGGGTGGCTCAGTTATGCCCTTTGGAAACAGGAATTGGACTTGCGCGCGCTGTTTGGCCCGCTTCCGTCGTGGCCCTCGGCGTGGGGACTCGCTCTAGTCGGCGTTCTTGCGGTCGATCTTCTGAACAGCGCCGAGTTTCACCTGCTCGTTCCTTGGCTGGAGCAGGTCGCCCCCTGGCTGGCCGACCGGTACGTGATGAATGCCGTGGAGGCGCCCGCGGGAGCGAGTGCGTATCTTCGCCTGATTGCCTCGGTCGTGATTGCGGCCCCACTTCTGGAAGAGTTCCTCTTCCGAGGCGTGGTGTATCAGCGCTGGGCCTACGCCTGGGATCGCCCGGCCCTCGCGCTGGGGGCTGCCGCCGTGCCGTTCGCGTTGCTGCACGGCCACGTTCTCGGTGCATTTGTCTTCGCGGGGGTGACCACGCTTCTCTACCTTCACACTCGCAGCCTTTGGGTCCCCATTGGGATGCACGCCGTCGGGAACGCGAGTGCTCTACTCGGGGGGATTCCGACGGAAGCCGGATTCGAGTTCGTCACAGGTGGGGCGCGTACCGGGGCCTTCGGATGGGCCTGTCTGGCCGTGTCGGGACTCCTCCTGGCCTGGTTCCTCAGGCGGTGCGGCCCGGCGCTTTATGAGCCGCTTCCGTACGCCGCGCATGAGCGCGCTGCGAACCGGCCGCGCGCTGCCCAGAATCCGTAGTGCAACAGCACTGCCGTGGGCGTCTCCTCACGTGGACATCGACCACGTTCGCCGTTGGGGCTGTCGTGGAGCCCGCGGCACCGGGGGCATCGACGGTGCGCAAGCCCGTCCAATCGCTTTTCCCAAACAGGGGGTGACCGGTGAGCTATTTTTCCTTGCTCCGCCACCAGTGGCATGCCGTGGGTCCAAGAGCGTCTTCGGCACGAACGGCCCTGCAGATCGGAGGGGCGGTCTTCCTTTTGTTGCTTGTGGCGGGGGCGGGCGTGTGGGCCGAGGCGTGGATCCGAGCATTTCGGCCCGGCGCAAACCCAGTCCGGTGGGTAAGCTCGCTGGGGCTTCCGCTCGGGGCGCTCTATGTCGTCGGGCGCAGCTACCAGTCCCCGCTGGGACTGCGGCCGTATTTGCCTCTCCCCGTCCGGTCGACCCGGCTGGTCCGCTTCGCGCTGACATATGCCCTGCTCCACCCGATCAATGTCGTGCTTCTCGCGCTCGGTGTGGGGTTCTGGGCGCAAACCGTGATGCCGGCTCACGCCTGGGGGGCGAGTCTAGCGTACGGAGGGGGCGCGTTGCTCGGACTCGGAAGTGCCACTCATCTTGCTCGTCTGTTTGCGCGAGCCCTGGCGCGGCGTCCGCTCCGGGTCGCGCTGCTCGTGGCGGGCGGAGGACTGGTCGGGTGGGCGGGCGTGGCCACAGGAACGGTGCCTGTGCTTGCCTACTCCGAGTGGCTGTTTGTCGGGGGGCTGGAGTTTCGCCCAGTGCCGATAATGCTCCTCGCCGGGACGTACGGCGGCGCCCTGATGCTGCATCGGCGCCACGTGCGGCGGCGTCTCTCCCTGGACGATACACGAGGCGAGCGGAAGGCAGGCACGGACCCGGCTGGGGAAGAGGGCGACCCGCAGCCGACGGCGCCGGAGGTCGGAATGTTGAGTCGGGCCATAGACCGTCTACTGCCGCTCGGGAGTCAACGTGGCGTGGACAGAGGATTCAGAGATGCGAATTCCAAAATCTGGGCGCTCCTAGCGGTGGAGTGGCGCCTCGTAAGCCGCAACCGGCAGCCGCGACGCCTGGGTATATTACTGGCCTTCCCCCCGCTCGTCGCCCTCATTGGAGGCCTCGGGGCCGCCACCTCGGGAACGATGGCCTACGAAGGATCCACACTCTTCATCTGGGGCGTCACCGTTGGGGGCTGGGTGGTTGACTACGGAGGGCGGCTATTCGGGTGGGAAGGAGCGCGTCTGCAGGGAATTCTGACGCGGGAGGTCCAGGTTCGAGAGCTGCTAAGGGCGAAGGTGGCTGCGCTCGTGCTCGGCACGCTGGTGCTCTGGGTCATCCCGCTTCCGGTCTTCGCTCTGGTGAGCCCTGCGGCTCTGGGGCTCCACGCCGCATTTTTGGTCTACATCCTCGGCTGGGGCGTGCCTGTGATGGTCGTGACGGCCCCGTTGGCCCGGACTCCCATCGACCTCAATAGTCGCGGGGTCTTCAGCGGGACAGGCCTTGGGGGACGATACGTCAGCACGATCGCCCTCCTGTGCCTTCCGGCGGTCGGGCTCTTCGTGTGGGCCGACACCACGTTCCGTTTTGCTTTGGGCCTGGCGATTCTTGGCGGCATCTCGGGCCTCCTCACGCCCCTGTGGATGCGTGTGCTCCGGGTTGCATGGCGACGATACCGACACGACATGCTGGCTGCCTTTCGTGAGGCGGACAGGTAGGCTGTGTTCTACATCGTTATGGGGGCAGAGGACATCGGACACAGGGGCGAAGACTCTGTCTGCCGCTCTGCCCGAGGAAATGGGTCGAGATGATCCGGGGGCGGAGTGGAAAGTCCGTCTGTCTTGACCGAAACATTCAAGAGTCGAGAAAGATGAAGTTCTGGCGTTCAATTTGGAGATCCTGTGTAGGTGCAGACCCGCGCACTCCTGTCCCAGCAGCTTGTCCGTCATGAGTTCTCGCGCGAACGACCAGGGGGGCGAGGTGCCCAAACGTCCCCGTACCGAGGACGCAGAAGTATACCGCTACGGGAGGCCCTACCGGTGGCTGGCGTACAGCGCAGTAGGCGTCACTGCACTTTCCCTCTGTGCTGTTATCTGGGCGCTTTTCACGACTGGAGGGGCCGATGTGAACTGGGGAGCGTACGCGGGTCTCGCCGGTGGGCTAGGGGGGGCGGCCGCAACGGCCCCCGTACTTCTCTCGGAGCTGTACCTGACGGAGGATCGGCTTCGCAAAGAGTGGTCGCTCCGGCCGAACCGGGAGGTGTGCCTTCACGACGTGCGTCGCGTCTTTATCGGGGGAGTGAGTGTTGAGCTCTACGTCGACTCCGACCACGATCCAGACCTCACCTTCAACCGAAACGTGCAGGACGGCGACGATCTGATTGAGAAATTGGTCGGCCGTCTGCCGGCGAGTGCGCGGGTCGATCATCCTTCCGGTGAACTGAGCGAGCGGCTAGGGGAGCGGTGGACCGCGGCGTAGAGGCGCCACTCCATTCCCGCCGTGCCACCGGGGCGCTTCGTCGACTTCTGGGGACAGTCACGCATACCAGCCGCCTCCCATCACCCGTATGCCGCTCTGGAGAGTCCTTCGTCACCGCCTCTGCGCGTTCCGCCGCGTGCCATTTTTTGAGCGACGGGCCCTTTCGGTCATCCTGGGCGGGTTTATGGCCCTGTATCTGGGCGGGGGGCTGGTGCTTTTTGGGCTGTTTTTCGACGATCTGGTGCAGAGCGTAGCGCCAGGCCGCGATCCGCTGCTCGTGGCGAGCCGCGGGTTGCTGCCGCTGGGCCTCCTCTACGCCGCGGTGCGGGTGTTCATCGAGTCGGGGCTCGGGGTCGACGTGCGGCCGTACCTGGCGCTGCCGCTCCGACGGTCCGTTCTCGCGGGCGTCGGGACCGTGGTGGCCCTGTTCAGCCTGTGGAATGCGGTGCCGCTGGCCTTCATCGTGACGGTCGGCGTGGAGGCGGCAGTGGAAGGGGCCCTGGGGCCCGCATTGCGGTTTGGTCTCGTCAGTGTGGGCGTCCTGGCGGTGGTGACGTACGCGGTGCCGATGTTGCGACGGCTGGTTTCACGACATCCCTTATTTGCCGTCACGGGCGTGCTGCTCGTCGTGGGAAGCGTCGGCCTCGAAGCGGTTGACGCTGTAGCGGGAGCCGCCTCACTGCTCGATCTGTCGGGATGGATGCTGGGAGGAACCGTGGACGGACGCTTGGGGCCCACCGTCGCTACGATCCTCGTGCTGGGCGGGATTGGGGGCGGGTACGTTCGGTGGCTACGGACGGAAATGGACCTCGATCGGGGGACGCGAACGACATCGTCTCCCGGTCAGGCCAGTGATCGGCTCGGCCCTCTCACCGCGTACGGTCCGGCGGCGCGGGAGGCCGTGTTGGAATTGCGGCTCGTTCTGCGGAACTCGAAGCCCCGGCTCTCACTCTTTTCGACCCTACTCATTGCGGGAGCGGTTGCGTTTCTGGGCTACGTTGTCGGCAGCTGGGCGGGGCTGCGTGAGTTGCTCTCCGGCACCCAACTGCTGAACACGGCACTCTGGCAGGGGCTCTTTGGGACGGGCGCGTTCGTCCTCTTCCACGGAGTCAACGGGTTCAGTTGGGAGGGCGGACACTTCGAGGCAACAATGGCCCGTCCGGTATCGGTGCAGAACCGGATCGATGGGAAACTGCTCCTCCTCGGCGCGAGCGTCGTCTTGTGTTTCCTGGTTCCACTGCCGGTGTTCGTCGCCACGGGCAGCCCCGTCTGGGCGCTCCATGCCGCCTTCGGCCTCTACAACCTCGGCGTCCTGGTGCCCGCGGCGGTGGCCGGGGCTACGTTCAACCGAAAAGCCCTGGTGCTGGATAACAGCATGCTGATTGAGGCGAATGTCTCGGCGGGCCGTATTGCCATTGCGTTGCCCGTGATGGTTCTGCCCATTGGTCTTCTTGGGCTGCTTC
This window of the Salinibacter grassmerensis genome carries:
- a CDS encoding sensor histidine kinase, producing the protein MLNSFYAKLSALFLVLIVGLGVILATFGVRAAGQYANEVEQKLNRTLAEEMVPRFEPHLKDSIDTEAIEATIQDMTGINRRIEIYLLERDGTLKASFAVPDARIEQRRIDLAPVRQFMEGGDLPVLGDDPMAAGTGKPFSAARIEIMGNAGCYLYVILGSEQYASVASMVGESYILQTALWGLGLVILVTAGVGLLLFRRLTQRLRAMQDAVADFEAGAYGRRVDVASNDEIGRLGTCFNRMADNLEETMEELQQADRMRRELVANVSHDLRSPIASIQGYLETVHMKDGDLASQERQRYVKTALRNTKRLNTLVNELFELSKLETKQVEPTIESFPIAELVQDVAMQYEPRAEGQAVDLRHDLPERHARVEADIGLVERALSNLIDNAIHYTPEGGEVRVRLDNGQGEVCVEVEDTGPGIPPDDLPHIFERFYRVDKSRDRDKGGAGLGLAIAKTILELHERTLEVDSTVGEGTIFRFRLPVEEDVQPA
- a CDS encoding spondin domain-containing protein, coding for MTLHSSPARLVFALLLIAGVGGLLIGCDSNGGMSGPENQSPSAGISLDSRSGLTAALSGAGSVDEDGEITSYEWTFGDGSSGSGETVVHEYDSDGTYTAELIVSDGEGAADTTQMDVMVSRTPTTFDVTIENVGGVTPITKSGVFTPADEATGNNMPPLTPGEAFEFSFEVGQSELPQTGMALSFASMFIQSNDAYYAFGPGGLPLFKEGDDPNTDRDNTPIGLNGPDNVTDEVGLYDAGTEVDQQPGAASSNNQAPRQDAFDQGPNENGTVTLIEDINEDGDLEDDANGNGQLDTDNNEFKYPATDDVLDVTVSSQMDDETGSIQFTVRIENTGGPTTVNGAPFVISPGTFAAHFDQTPGGDEVAFPGHNAGQGAAAGPGIEAIAEDGRPTGKLDSDTKPGEPAGNHFATLSGLTGVTVPLSPGAYAAHTDAVQAFATGESASPGIEGVAEDGTPGTLGSELEASGSDDIRDAGVFNTPDAAGEAGPLAPGNSYSFEVDAQPGERLSFATMYIQSNDLFYGVQPEGLPLFSNDAPLNGAMTEEVILYDAGTEGDEEPGTGLNQAPRQSGADTGPEGEGSIVEVTNTDSDRFLENDGFAYEETENVVKVTITPQN
- a CDS encoding carboxypeptidase M32; this encodes MSTPVEDLRTHLAPIEDLKSAAAVLTWDQETHMPDGGAEARAQQLSTLQSTAHERFVDDQTGVLLDQAADAVDDTDPLDPDAALIRVTRRDYERAVRVPSSLVAELSKAKSQAQQAWKQARQNDDFSRFAPHLETLVDLSVEKAEAIGYENEPYDALLTEYEPGRTTAEVVTLFDTLRDALVPLVDTIDNAPQINNEILRGTYPQSEQRAFGRSVIADFGYDLDRGRQDVSAHPFTMSFSPDDVRLTTRYDEDNVGSALFSTIHEAGHGLYEQGIDPSLARTPLGDGTSLSIHESQARLWENHVGRSRPFWRHYLPALKDHFPDALGGVALEPFYRAINRVEPSLIRVEADEVTYHLHVMLRFELERGLIDGALSVNDLPSRWNEAMDASLGVVPDTDTNGVLQDVHWSQGAFGYFPTYTLGTLTAAQLMDTIEDDLPGLPAHIADGDFAPLLDWLRARVHRHGRKLTAPGILERATGDNLSADPWLEYAHEKFGGLYGLS
- a CDS encoding CPBP family intramembrane glutamic endopeptidase — encoded protein: MTFLSEGKSLEGDANEPPDADFDSSSTALARIRVRHLALWAAFSLFGVVGLLIAFGLEPGGDVSERMLGMGVIGLMTVGWLSYALWKQELDLRALFGPLPSWPSAWGLALVGVLAVDLLNSAEFHLLVPWLEQVAPWLADRYVMNAVEAPAGASAYLRLIASVVIAAPLLEEFLFRGVVYQRWAYAWDRPALALGAAAVPFALLHGHVLGAFVFAGVTTLLYLHTRSLWVPIGMHAVGNASALLGGIPTEAGFEFVTGGARTGAFGWACLAVSGLLLAWFLRRCGPALYEPLPYAAHERAANRPRAAQNP
- a CDS encoding DUF5687 family protein, translated to MSYFSLLRHQWHAVGPRASSARTALQIGGAVFLLLLVAGAGVWAEAWIRAFRPGANPVRWVSSLGLPLGALYVVGRSYQSPLGLRPYLPLPVRSTRLVRFALTYALLHPINVVLLALGVGFWAQTVMPAHAWGASLAYGGGALLGLGSATHLARLFARALARRPLRVALLVAGGGLVGWAGVATGTVPVLAYSEWLFVGGLEFRPVPIMLLAGTYGGALMLHRRHVRRRLSLDDTRGERKAGTDPAGEEGDPQPTAPEVGMLSRAIDRLLPLGSQRGVDRGFRDANSKIWALLAVEWRLVSRNRQPRRLGILLAFPPLVALIGGLGAATSGTMAYEGSTLFIWGVTVGGWVVDYGGRLFGWEGARLQGILTREVQVRELLRAKVAALVLGTLVLWVIPLPVFALVSPAALGLHAAFLVYILGWGVPVMVVTAPLARTPIDLNSRGVFSGTGLGGRYVSTIALLCLPAVGLFVWADTTFRFALGLAILGGISGLLTPLWMRVLRVAWRRYRHDMLAAFREADR
- a CDS encoding DUF5687 family protein, with the translated sequence MPLWRVLRHRLCAFRRVPFFERRALSVILGGFMALYLGGGLVLFGLFFDDLVQSVAPGRDPLLVASRGLLPLGLLYAAVRVFIESGLGVDVRPYLALPLRRSVLAGVGTVVALFSLWNAVPLAFIVTVGVEAAVEGALGPALRFGLVSVGVLAVVTYAVPMLRRLVSRHPLFAVTGVLLVVGSVGLEAVDAVAGAASLLDLSGWMLGGTVDGRLGPTVATILVLGGIGGGYVRWLRTEMDLDRGTRTTSSPGQASDRLGPLTAYGPAAREAVLELRLVLRNSKPRLSLFSTLLIAGAVAFLGYVVGSWAGLRELLSGTQLLNTALWQGLFGTGAFVLFHGVNGFSWEGGHFEATMARPVSVQNRIDGKLLLLGASVVLCFLVPLPVFVATGSPVWALHAAFGLYNLGVLVPAAVAGATFNRKALVLDNSMLIEANVSAGRIAIALPVMVLPIGLLGLLPDVGEALMLIGGLGGVSLVALPLWRRGLTALYRRNRHAMARGFRASRE